One region of Streptomyces sp. NBC_00442 genomic DNA includes:
- a CDS encoding response regulator transcription factor, whose product MRETGKITVFLLDDHEVVRRGVHEMLSVEDDIEVVGEAGTAADALVRIPATRPDVAVLDVRLPDGSGVEVCREIRSRNEDIKCLMLTSFADDEALFDAIMAGASGYVLKAIRGSELLTAVRDVAAGKSLLDPVATARVLERLRDGGKSKGDDRLANLTDQERKILDLIGEGLTNRVIGERLHLAEKTIKNYVSSLLSKLGMERRSQAAAYVARIQAEKQH is encoded by the coding sequence GTGCGCGAAACAGGCAAAATCACCGTATTCCTGCTCGACGACCACGAGGTGGTTCGTCGCGGCGTCCACGAAATGCTCTCCGTCGAGGACGACATCGAGGTGGTCGGCGAAGCCGGCACGGCGGCGGACGCCCTGGTCCGGATCCCGGCCACCCGCCCCGACGTCGCTGTCCTGGACGTCCGCCTTCCCGACGGCAGCGGAGTCGAGGTCTGCCGTGAGATCCGTTCGCGGAACGAGGACATCAAATGCCTGATGCTCACCTCGTTCGCGGACGACGAGGCCCTCTTCGACGCGATCATGGCCGGTGCCTCCGGATACGTCCTCAAGGCGATCCGCGGAAGCGAGCTGCTGACCGCCGTGCGCGATGTCGCGGCCGGCAAGTCGCTGCTCGACCCGGTGGCCACCGCCCGCGTCCTGGAAAGGCTGCGCGACGGGGGCAAGAGCAAGGGCGACGACCGCCTGGCCAACCTCACCGACCAGGAGCGCAAGATCCTCGACCTGATCGGCGAGGGCCTCACCAACCGCGTGATCGGCGAGCGCCTCCACCTCGCCGAAAAGACGATCAAGAATTACGTCTCCTCGCTCCTTTCCAAACTGGGTATGGAGCGCCGCTCCCAGGCCGCCGCGTACGTGGCCCGGATCCAGGCGGAGAAGCAGCACTGA
- a CDS encoding pyridoxamine 5'-phosphate oxidase family protein, protein MSFDEEAHAIELLGRVPYGRVATSMRALPFVAPARHVVVDGRVLLRLHAGLGYHHACLGSVVAYGADNCGSGADHVWSVQFTGTAEPFEPTADELRLFGSAPREVDGEPFDPVYMRIEPQFVTVHSLDYSTERRLKHVA, encoded by the coding sequence ATGTCCTTCGACGAGGAAGCCCACGCCATTGAGCTGCTCGGCCGTGTTCCGTACGGCCGCGTGGCTACCAGCATGCGTGCCCTGCCGTTCGTCGCGCCGGCCCGCCACGTCGTCGTCGACGGCCGCGTGCTGCTCCGCCTGCACGCGGGCCTCGGCTACCACCACGCGTGCCTGGGCAGCGTGGTCGCCTACGGCGCGGACAACTGCGGCTCGGGCGCGGACCACGTGTGGTCGGTGCAGTTCACCGGGACCGCGGAGCCCTTCGAGCCGACCGCCGATGAACTGAGGCTCTTCGGCTCCGCGCCCCGCGAGGTGGACGGCGAGCCCTTCGACCCGGTCTACATGCGCATCGAACCCCAGTTCGTAACGGTCCATTCGCTGGACTACTCCACAGAGCGCCGACTCAAGCACGTTGCGTGA
- a CDS encoding phosphotransferase, producing MPRSSATPPVGDLLRRYDSPGEPLSCERVAQGLLNRGYRLATTRGDYFLKHHLDGDHEAIARQHRATERLQALGVPVAPPVPDTHGDTVAVIGGHCYALHPWVHGRHRDGAQLCTVESRRLGALLGLVHTCLAQVMEPDVPQGEHLSADPADSLALIDDLVARARRHRPRDSFDELAEHRLLERRVLLGEHAHRRPAAPATGAWVHGDFHPLNLLYRGEGRTSEPAAIVDWDRLGVQPRAEEAVRAAVIFFVRPSGQLELAKVRAYARAYRRAAGADAQELAAAVHRVWWERLNDFWILRWRYQLHDSRADPQFPAASALAVWWTREYEAVCEAFAG from the coding sequence GTGCCGCGCTCATCTGCAACTCCACCCGTGGGCGATCTGCTGCGCCGCTACGACTCCCCCGGCGAGCCGCTCTCCTGCGAACGGGTCGCCCAGGGCCTGCTGAACCGCGGCTACCGCCTCGCCACCACCCGCGGCGACTACTTCCTCAAGCACCACCTCGACGGCGACCACGAGGCCATCGCGCGCCAGCACCGCGCGACCGAACGCCTCCAGGCTCTCGGCGTCCCCGTCGCCCCGCCCGTGCCGGACACCCACGGCGACACCGTCGCGGTCATCGGCGGACACTGCTACGCCCTGCACCCGTGGGTGCATGGCCGCCATCGCGACGGCGCCCAGCTCTGCACCGTGGAATCCCGCCGCCTCGGCGCGCTCCTCGGGCTCGTGCACACCTGCCTGGCCCAGGTCATGGAGCCCGACGTACCGCAGGGCGAGCACCTCAGCGCCGACCCCGCGGACAGCCTCGCGCTCATCGACGACCTGGTGGCGCGGGCCCGCCGGCACCGGCCCCGCGACAGCTTCGACGAACTGGCCGAGCACCGCCTGCTGGAGCGGCGGGTGCTGCTCGGCGAGCACGCCCACCGCCGCCCGGCGGCCCCCGCGACCGGCGCCTGGGTGCACGGCGACTTCCATCCGCTGAACCTGCTGTACCGCGGCGAGGGCCGCACGTCCGAGCCCGCGGCGATCGTCGACTGGGACCGGCTCGGCGTCCAGCCGCGCGCCGAGGAGGCGGTGCGAGCCGCCGTGATCTTCTTCGTCCGCCCCTCGGGCCAACTGGAGCTGGCCAAGGTACGGGCCTACGCGCGCGCCTACCGGCGGGCCGCCGGAGCCGACGCGCAGGAGCTGGCGGCCGCGGTGCACCGGGTGTGGTGGGAGCGGCTCAACGACTTCTGGATCCTGCGCTGGCGCTACCAGCTGCACGACAGCAGGGCCGACCCGCAGTTTCCTGCGGCGTCGGCCCTGGCGGTCTGGTGGACCCGCGAGTACGAGGCGGTGTGCGAGGCCTTCGCGGGGTGA